From one Nitrospira sp. MA-1 genomic stretch:
- a CDS encoding zinc-binding alcohol dehydrogenase family protein has product MKAVAYKTPGPIEREDALQDITLETPKAEGRDLLVKIIAVSVNPVDTKLRLRVAPEGDWGVLGFDASGVVEAVGPEVQNFKPGDAVFYAGSIARPGTNSEYHLVDERIVGRKPASLSDADAAALPLTAITAWEMLFDRLDVKRPTPQGGNIILVIGGAGGVGSITIQLLRALTDLTVIASASRPETQDWVRKCGAHHVIDHRQPLAPQVEALSLGAPGFVFSTTQTGQHLADIVELIAPQGRFGLIDDPDVLNAMPFKLKAVSIHWEMMFTRSLFGTPDMAEQGKLLNEVAALVDAGRIRSTATEVAGKIEAATLRAVHAQLESGSSRGKIVLEGF; this is encoded by the coding sequence ATGAAAGCCGTTGCCTACAAAACACCTGGTCCGATTGAGCGTGAAGACGCCCTGCAGGACATCACCCTTGAGACACCCAAAGCCGAAGGCCGTGATCTGCTCGTCAAGATTATCGCCGTGTCGGTCAACCCCGTGGACACCAAATTGCGTCTCCGTGTTGCGCCGGAAGGCGATTGGGGAGTCCTTGGATTTGATGCCTCTGGTGTCGTCGAGGCCGTGGGGCCTGAGGTTCAGAATTTCAAACCAGGCGATGCGGTTTTTTATGCCGGATCCATCGCGCGACCGGGCACCAACAGCGAATATCACCTTGTCGATGAACGCATTGTTGGCCGCAAACCCGCTAGCCTGAGTGACGCGGACGCCGCCGCTCTTCCGCTCACGGCGATTACCGCTTGGGAAATGTTGTTTGACCGGCTCGATGTTAAACGCCCGACTCCGCAGGGAGGCAACATCATCTTAGTCATTGGTGGCGCAGGTGGCGTCGGGTCGATCACTATTCAGCTTCTGCGGGCATTGACCGACCTCACGGTGATCGCTAGCGCCTCGCGTCCTGAAACACAGGATTGGGTGCGCAAATGCGGCGCCCATCACGTGATCGACCACCGCCAGCCTTTAGCACCTCAGGTTGAGGCTCTGAGTCTGGGCGCTCCCGGGTTTGTATTTTCAACGACTCAGACCGGTCAGCATCTAGCTGATATCGTCGAACTGATTGCGCCGCAGGGCCGTTTTGGCCTGATCGATGACCCGGACGTGCTCAACGCCATGCCCTTCAAGCTCAAGGCCGTGTCAATTCATTGGGAAATGATGTTCACGCGTTCGCTCTTTGGCACACCGGATATGGCGGAACAGGGCAAGCTGCTAAACGAAGTGGCCGCGCTGGTCGATGCGGGACGCATCCGTTCCACCGCGACCGAAGTCGCCGGCAAGATCGAGGCTGCGACATTGCGCGCCGTGCATGCGCAGCTCGAAAGCGGATCTTCGCGGGGGAAGATTGTGCTTGAAGGGTTTTGA